DNA sequence from the Flavobacteriales bacterium genome:
TTTGATATTAGACAAGCCTCTTTTCTTTGCTTCTTTTTCCCATTCATCACCATATCCGTTACCCTCAAATCGAATAGATTTAGACTCTACAATATATTTCTTCAATATTTTAAATACCGCTTCGTCTTTCTTTACCCCTTTCGCAATATGACCATCTACAGATTTTTTAAATTCTTGCAATTGCTTAGCAACAATTGTATTCAACACTATCATTGACGAAGAACAGTTTGCTTGCGAACCTACAGCCCGTAACTCAAATTTATTTCCAGTAAATGCAAAAGGCGAAGTTCTGTTTCTATCCGTATTATCTAATAGAATACTTGGGATTTTGCCGATATCTAGTTTTAAATCAGTTTTATCATCTGTATTCATTTTATCTCCAGTTACTCTCTTTTCAACAACATCTAATACCGCAGATAGTTCTGTTCCTATAAATACAGAAATAATAGCAGGAGGTGCCTCATTCGCTCCTAACCTGTGATCATTCCCTGCACTTGCGATCGATGCTCGAATTAGATCATTGTATTCATGAACAGCCTTTATCGTATTCACAAAGAATGTAAGAAACCGGATATTGCTTTTCGGTGTATTTCCAGGACTCAATAAGTTATCTCCAAGATTAGTAGCTAAAGACCAGTTATTATGCTTTCCTGAACCATTTACGTTAGCAAAAGGCTTCTCATGTAACAGCGCTTTGAACTTGTGTTTTCTGGCTACTTTTTCCATTACGTCCATCACTAATTGATTGTGATCTACAGCAAGATTTAATTCTTCGAAAATTGGTGCGCACTCAAATTGATTTGGTGCTACTTCATTATGACGAGTTTTAACTGGTATACCCAATTTGATTGATTCAAATTCAAATTCTTCCATAAAAGCCTTGGCTCGTTCAGGAATTGATCCGAAATAATGATCGTCTAACTGCTGCCCTTTTGAAGACAGATGACCAAACAATGTTCTACCCGTAAGAATCAAATCAGGGCGAGCATTTACCAATGCATAATCCACCAAGAAATATTCTTGCTCCCATCCCAAGGTCGTTATCACTTTAGTAACCTTTTTATCAAAGTATTGACAAACATCTGTTGCTGCCTTATCTATGGCAGTAATCGTTTTCAATAATGGTGTTTTATAATCCAATGCTTCGCCAGTATAAGCAACAAAAACCGTAGGAATACAAAGCGTACTTCCCATTACAAATGCTGGAGATGTTGGATCCCAAGCTGTATACCCACGTGCCTCGAATGTATTTCTTATTCCTCCATTCGGAAAACTAGAAGCATCAGGCTCTTGTTGTGAAAGTTGTGCTCCACCAAAATGATCAATCGCTTCACCATCAGATGTTGTTTCAAAAAAGGCATCATGCTTTTCTGCTGTTAGTCCCGTTAAAGGTTGAAACCAGTGCGTATAATGGGTTGCTCCTTTTGCCATCGCCCAAGTTCTCATTCCCGTAGCAACTTGACCAGCAATACTTCTATCTAATCTTCTTCCTCCTTCTATAGCTTCGATTACTTTTTTAAAGATATCTGAAGACAGATTCTTTTTCATAGCCGATCGATTAAAGACATTTGTTCCAAAAAGTTCTGCTCTCGACATACTTTCCTCTTCTTTCATAAGAGGCTCTCTATCTAAAATATCCTGCAAGGCTTGAAATCTTAATGACGACATAATATATTTTTTAAAAGATTATATAACTATGAATTATCCGACCCAAAGATACCAATTGAAATATTAAATCTTTTCTAAGAGCTACTTTATCACGATGGCACCCCCTGTTTTTTCAACGCATTGTTGAAAAAACATAGTTTTAACCAAAACACCCCTTGCTTTTCGGGCTATTAAAAAAAATAAATGATTTTCAAGAAACTACTGAATACAGATATGCACAGTAAACCAAGAATAGGATAGCGCCTTTCGCCCTACCCAGATTCATTTTATGTAAGATTAAAGGGAATACCAAAATCGATATACCAAGCATCCAGAAAATATCGAATATGAATTTATCTAAAGAGATTACGATTTCCTGAAGAATAGATGTAATCCCAAGAATAGCCAAGATGTTGAAAATATTAGACCCTATAAGGTTACCTATAGAAATATCCGTCTCTCTTTTAAAGGCTGCAATTAACGAGGTAACTAATTCTGGCAAGCTTGTTCCAAAAGAAACAATGGTCAATCCTATAATTCTTTCGCTTACTTCTAAGTTTCTCGCAATATTCACTGCACCTTCCACTAACCACTCGGCACCATAGTACAACCCAATACATGCAGCGAGTAAATACCCAACATTCTTAGCAAGACTCCCCCCCTTTTCATCCGCTACCTTTTCAATACTTTCACCCTTTTCCCTTTGCTCCTTTCTCGATTTAACAATCAACCAAGTAATCATAGTTACAAGTAAAGCAACGAAGATACAACCCTCCACGTGAGACAAGACTCCATCAAAAAAGAAGTAATAAAACAATAGAGTTGCAGCCATCATCATTGGCCAGTCTGATCGAACAGAATTCTTATCTACTTTAATTGGAAACACAATCGCAGTTAACCCTAACACCAACGCAAGGTTTGCAATATTAGAACCTATGATATTACTGATACATATATCAGCATGACCTGAGAAAGCCGCTTGTATACTAACCAACAATTCCGGCGCTGAGGTTCCGAACGACACAACAGTCATCCCAATTACCAAAGAAGAAACCTTCATTTTCTTAGCTAAGAAAACAGCCCCTTTTACTAGAAATTCACCGCTTGCTACGAGTAATGCAAGTCCAGCAATTAACATTAAATAATCCATAGACTTACTTAGATAAGAATTGAGAATCAGCTTTTATTATTGTCCTTATCCTCAACTCCTTTTGTTATTTCTCGTTGAATATCATTGGTTGCATCTTTAACCTCGCGAATGCCTTTACCAATCCCTCTTGCCAATTCAGGAATCTTCTTGGATCCAAAAAGCATCAGAATGATAATTAAGATTACAAATATTTCGCCTCCTCCGAAGCTAAAGAACAAGTATTGCATACTCGCAAATTAAATCAAATATTATGATTTACTCTTTGATAGTTCAAAATAAGCTGGCGTCGCTATACAAAGCGAAGAGTAAGTTCCAACTACCACACCTATAAGAAGTGCGAAAGAGAATCCTTTTATCACCTCACCTCCAAACAAGAAGATAGCCAATAACACCACAAAAATCGTAATCGAAGTATTAAATGTTCTACTTAAAGTATCGTTCAATGCGCTATCAATTAACTCAGCTAATGGTTTCTTTCTATGAATCTCCAAGTATTCTCTAATTCTATCAAATACAACTACCGTATCGTTAATTGAATAACCAACAACAGTAAGTATAGCTGCGATAAACGCTTGATCTATTTCCATTGTAAACGGCATAATACCGTGCAATAGAGAGAAACAAGACAATACTACCAATACATCATGAAATATTGCGATTAACGCACCTAAACCCAATCTCCATTCAAATCCAAAACGGAAGTAGATATATAAGAATATAATTATTAGCGAGAATGAGATTGACCATACTGCTTTCTCCTTGATATCATCCGCGATTGTTGGCCCAACTTTTTGAGAGCTTAATATCTCATAACCATTGCCAAGCGTTTGCAAACCTGCTTCCAGTTTAGCCTTTACTTGATTTTCAACATCAAGATCTACGCTATTAATTAAATATTTGGTTGTAATCTTCATTTGATCATCAGAACCAAAAGTTTTTACTTGTGGAGCACTTTCCAAATCCCCTTTCAGAGCAGCACTAACGTTCTCGCTTTCTACATTGTTTTCAAACTTTACAACATAAGAACGACCTCCACTGAAATCAACTCCGTAATCAAAGTTTCTTGTAATAAATGAACCCACTCCTAAAATGATAACAACGCTTGAAAGAGCATAGAACATTTTTCTTTTCCCGATGAAAGAAAAATTAACATTCTTAAATAACCCCTCAGTTAACTTAGTTGAGAATGTAATCTCTTTGTTTGTTTCCAACATCCAAGTAAATATCATTCTAGAGATAAATATTGCTGCAAACAATGAAGTCATAATACCTACTATCAGTGTAAAGGCAAAACCTTGAATCGGACCTGAACCAAATATGTAAAGTATCACACCGGTTAATAACGTAGTAACATTCGCATCAATAATCGAAGAGTACGCTTTACTATACCCATCAGAAACAGCTAAATGTATTCCCTTTCCAGCAGTTAATTCTTCACGAATTCTTTCATATATAAGCACATTCGCATCAACCGACATACCGATCGTAAGTACGATACCGGCAATACCTGCCAACGTAAGAACGGCGGTAACAGACGACAGAACACCTAACAAGAAGAAGATATTTGCAAAAAGAGCAACATTAGCAACTAAGCCTGCTTTTCCGTAATAGAAAATCATATAAACCAGAACTACAAGCAGAGCAATAACAAAAGAACTCAGCCCATCTCTAATTGCTTTCTTTCCTAATGATGGTCCAACAATCGCTTCTTCTACAACTTTAGCTGGAGCC
Encoded proteins:
- a CDS encoding calcium/sodium antiporter, translated to MDYLMLIAGLALLVASGEFLVKGAVFLAKKMKVSSLVIGMTVVSFGTSAPELLVSIQAAFSGHADICISNIIGSNIANLALVLGLTAIVFPIKVDKNSVRSDWPMMMAATLLFYYFFFDGVLSHVEGCIFVALLVTMITWLIVKSRKEQREKGESIEKVADEKGGSLAKNVGYLLAACIGLYYGAEWLVEGAVNIARNLEVSERIIGLTIVSFGTSLPELVTSLIAAFKRETDISIGNLIGSNIFNILAILGITSILQEIVISLDKFIFDIFWMLGISILVFPLILHKMNLGRAKGAILFLVYCAYLYSVVS
- a CDS encoding glutamine synthetase III, which produces MSSLRFQALQDILDREPLMKEEESMSRAELFGTNVFNRSAMKKNLSSDIFKKVIEAIEGGRRLDRSIAGQVATGMRTWAMAKGATHYTHWFQPLTGLTAEKHDAFFETTSDGEAIDHFGGAQLSQQEPDASSFPNGGIRNTFEARGYTAWDPTSPAFVMGSTLCIPTVFVAYTGEALDYKTPLLKTITAIDKAATDVCQYFDKKVTKVITTLGWEQEYFLVDYALVNARPDLILTGRTLFGHLSSKGQQLDDHYFGSIPERAKAFMEEFEFESIKLGIPVKTRHNEVAPNQFECAPIFEELNLAVDHNQLVMDVMEKVARKHKFKALLHEKPFANVNGSGKHNNWSLATNLGDNLLSPGNTPKSNIRFLTFFVNTIKAVHEYNDLIRASIASAGNDHRLGANEAPPAIISVFIGTELSAVLDVVEKRVTGDKMNTDDKTDLKLDIGKIPSILLDNTDRNRTSPFAFTGNKFELRAVGSQANCSSSMIVLNTIVAKQLQEFKKSVDGHIAKGVKKDEAVFKILKKYIVESKSIRFEGNGYGDEWEKEAKKRGLSNIKTTPHALDVFILDKTKKLFKDLDILSGVELDARHEIELENYKLKIQIESRMIGDLALNQIIPTAIEYQNTLVSNVNGLKNIMGSKFKKTAGSQLNTIEMISEHITGIEKNVSLMVDARRKLNKIDDGAKSARGYCEKVVPFFDAIRRDVDKLEIIVDDKIWPLPKYREMLFTK
- a CDS encoding twin-arginine translocase TatA/TatE family subunit; translation: MQYLFFSFGGGEIFVILIIILMLFGSKKIPELARGIGKGIREVKDATNDIQREITKGVEDKDNNKS